CAGAGTAAGCCCGGCGCGAGATTCACCCTATACGTGTTTCAAAAGGAAACCGTCAGCCCGTGTCGCAAGAGGCACGCTTTCTCGCCCTCTTGCCATGATCACAGGCGGCATTCAGCCTATGGGTGTACTCTTTGAGCGGCATTCAGCCGTGCCAGACCTACAGGCACGAAGAAGGGGGCGATCCACGCCAACCCCTACCCCGTCATGCACCGAAGGCTTGGCTTGTGCCGCGCTCGAGGTAGACGCCCGCGTCGCGCGCGCCGGTCACCTCGCCCTCTTCAAAGATCGTCTTGCCGCGCAGGATGGTGCGCACCGGCCAGCCCGTCACTTCGAGCCCTTCGAAGGGCGTGTAGTCGCAGTCATGGTGCATCAGCGACTGCGAGATGGTCACTTCGCGCGCCGGATCCCACAGGGTGATGTCGGCGTCCGCACCCACCGCGATGGTGCCCTTGAGCGGGTAAAGACCAAAGAGCTTGGCAGGGTTTGTCGCGGTCAGCGCCACGAAACGCTCGATCGGGATGCGGCCCTTCGAAACCCCCTCGGAGAAGAGGATCGGCAGCCGCGTCTCGATGCCGGGAATGCCGTTGGGCACCCAGCGGAACGAGGTGCGCGCGCCCTCTACGTCCTTGCCCTTGTCATCCTCGAAGCGGAACGGGCAATGATCGGACGAGAAGATATCGAAGGTGCCGTCGCGCAGCCCTTCCCAGATCGCCTTTTGGCTGTCGGTGTCGCGGGGCGGCGGCGAGCAGACGTATTTCGCCCCCTCGAAATCCATGTTGAGCCCTTTGAGGTCGTCAGCGGTGAGCGTGATGTACTGCGGGCAGGTCTCGGCCCAGATGTTCATGCCGCGCCGCTTGGCCCATTGGATCTGCTCCATCGGATCGCGGCCAGAGACGTGGACGATGGTGATCGGCACATCGGTCAGTTCGGCGTGGCTGATCGCGCGATGGGTGGCCTCGCGCTCGACCGACTGCGGACGGCTTTCGGCGTGGTAATAGGGCGCGGTCTTGCCTGCCTCCTCCAGCCGCTTGGCCATGTAGCGGATCGCGTCGTAGCCCTCGGCATGGACCATGACCATGGCCTTCTCGCGCCGCGCCACATCAAAGACATCCAGCAGCTGCGCGTCGTTCAGCACCATGTCGTCGTAGGTCATGAAGACCTTGAACGAGGTATAGCCCGCCTTGACCAGCGCCGGCAGTTCCTGCCCCAGCACCTGCGGCGTCGGATCGGTGATGATCAAATGGAACGAGGTGTCGACGTAGCATTTGCCCTCGGCAGCCTCGTGATAGGCCTGCACCGCCTCGCGCAGTGACTGGCCCTTCTGCTGCAGGGCAAAGGGCATGACGGTGGTGTTGCCCCCCGCCGCCGCCGAGCGCGTCCCGCTCTCAAAGCCGTCAGCCATGACCACGCCGCCACCCTGATGCTGCTCGAGATGCACATGCGCGTCGATCCCGCCCGGAAGCGCCAGAAGCCCCGCGGCGTCGATCTCTTCGCGCGCGGGGCCGACGTCTTCGGCGATGGTGACGATGCGCCCGTCCCTTATGCCGATCTCCGCTTTGATGCGGTCGGCGGCAGTGACGATCTCGGCGTTGCGGATGGCGGTATCGAGCATGCTTCGGTCTTTCCTCAAATTCGGATCGGGCCCGCGGCGGATAGGGAGGGAGACGCCGCGGGCCCGAGGGGCCTGCTTACTTGGTCAGCGCTTCGAACAGCGCCTTCTGACCTTCGGTGGTAAGCTGGCTTTCGTAAAGCGGCTGCGACGCTTCGATGAAGGGCGCGGTGTCCGGCTTGGTGATGGTCACCCCGTGCTCTTTGAAGCTGTCGAGCAGCGGCTGCTCTTGGTCGACGACATACTGGCGCTGCCACGTGGCGGCTTCCGAACCGGCGTCCATCAGCGCGGTCTGGATGTTCTCGGGAAGCGCGTCGAAAGCGTCTTTCTTCATGGTGACCGGCGCGGTCATGTTGAGCCAGCCGACCAGCGCAAAATCGGGTGCGACTTCATAGAACTTCATGCCATCATAGCCGGTGGAGGCCCCTTCGGCCCCATCAACCACACCCGACTGCAGCGCGCCGTAAAGCTCCGAATAGGACATCGGCGTGGGGTTGGCGCCGTAGGCGCGGAAGGCCTCGACGTGCACCGGGTTCTGCATGGTGCGGATCTTCATGCCAGCGAGGTCATCCATGCTCTCAATCGGCTTGGAGGTCATCAGGTGGCGGATGCCCGAAGAGAAGACGGCGAGCAGCTGGAAGCCCGAGCCGTTGGCCGAGGTTTCCATCATGTCCCAGTTCGCATCGACCTTCTCGCCAAGCGCGGGGATCGAGGGGAAGAGGAACGGCAGATCGAAAACCTTATAGTCCTCGACGTAGTTCGACAGCATGGCGTTCGAGGTCATGCCCATGTCGAGCGAGCCGAGCATGACGCCCTCGACGGTCTGCTGCTCGTCGCCAAGCTGGCCACCGGCATAGATCTCCAGCGTGGCGGCGCCGTCGGTCTTTTCTTCCAGCAGTTCCTTCATCTTCTGCAGGCCCATGTCCTGCACCTCGCCCGCGGCGTTGGTGTGGGCGACCTTGAAGGTGTAATCGGCGGCAAAGGCAGGCGCCGCGGCGAATGCGGCCAGTGCCGCGATTGTGGTGAGAACCTTGTTGGACATTGCTGTTTTCTCTTTCTTTTTTGGTCGGTGAGTGGTGGTAGGGCAGCGCCCCTCGGTCACAGCAGGACCGAGGGAAGCCAGAGGGAGACGGCGGGCACGAAAGTGACCAGCAGCAGCGCCATGAGCATGCAGCCAAGCGGCAGCCAGACCTTGCGCGAGACCTGCTCGATGCGCCGTCCCGCAACGGTGGAGGCGACGTAAAGGCAGATGCCATAGGGCGGCGTGATCAGCCCGATCGAGAGGTTCAGCGCGGTAATCACCCCGAACTGCACCGGGTTGATGCCGTAGCTTTGCGCCATGGGGAGCAGGATCGGCAGCAGGATCAGCACCGCCGAAATGCTCTCCATGAACATGCCGACAACGAGCAGCAGCAGGTTCACGATCAGCAGAAAGACGATTGGGTTGTCGGTCACCCCGGTCAGCCAGTCCTTGAGCATCGCCGGGAAGCCCTGCGTCGCGATGATCCACGTAAAGACCGAAGCGGTGGAGATGATGATCAGCACCGTCGCCGAAAGACTGATCGCCTTGAGGAAGATGCGCGGCAGATCGCGCGGCTTCAGCTCGCGGTAGATGAACATGGTGACGATCAGCGTGGTGAAGAGCGCCACGCAGGCCGCCTCGGTGGCGGTAAAGATGCCGCCGACGATGCCGCCGATGATCACGATGGGCACCAGCAGGCCGGGGGCCGCGTCGATGAACCCGGCGCGCAGGCGCTTGAAGGTGAACGCTTCCTGATCGCGGTAGGCATCTCCGCCGCGCTTGGCGTAAAGCCAGCAACCGACCATCAGCCCGATCATCACCAGCAGGCCCGGCACGATGCCGCCAAGGAACATGGCCCCGATCGACTGGTTGGCCGTGATGGCGATGACGATCATCACGATGGACGGCGGGATGATCGAGGCGAGCGAGCCCGAGGCCGCGATCACCGCCGAGGCAAGGTCGATGTCATAGCGCCGCTTGCGCATCTCCGGCGTCATCACCGCGCTGATCGCAGCGGTGTCCGCCGAGCCAGAGCCCGAGATCGCCGCGAGGCCGGTGCCGGTCACGATCGACACCATGTAGAGCGAGCCGGTGATCCATCCCACCAGCGCACTGGCGAGGTTGACGAAGCGCCGCGCGATGCCGCCCGCCTCCATCAGCAGCCCCGAGGCCACGAAGAAGGGGATCGCCATGAGGGTGAATGAACTGATGCCGCCGTAGACCCGCTGCGCCACGATCGAGATCGGCGCGGTGGTGGTCAGCTCGATCGCCAGCAGGGCCGCGATGCCGAGCGCCAGAACGATGGGCGTGCCCGAGATGAGAAGTACGAGGAAGCCGCCGCCTGCCCAGATCATGCCGCCGCCTCCGCGTCCTGCGCCTGTTCGGCGGTCTGATCAGCACGGCCCGGGTGCAGCACCTTGGGCAGCGAGGTCACGGCAAATTCGATCAGGAAGTAGCCAAAGCCCACCGGCAGCGCCATGTAGGGGATCGCCATGGGAATGCGCAGCGCCGGGGATTTCACCACAAAGCCGATGGCCAGCATCGACAGCGAGCCCACGACAACCACGCCAAGGAACCACAGCCCCAGCAGCAGGCTCGCGCCATTGCACAGGCGCTGCACCGGCAGCGGCGCCTTGCGGATCAGCACGTCGACCCCGACGTGTTGGTTGTAGCGCATGGCGATCCCGGCCCCGAGCAGCGTCAGCCAGACCTGCGCGAAGGTCGCGGTCTCCTCGCTCCAGGCGATCGAGTAGTTGAAGAAGTAGCGGCCGATGATCTGTGCGGCGATGGCGCAGGCCATATAGGCCAGCAGCAGCAGCGCCACCCCATCGACCAACCGGCGCAGCAGGGTCAGGCAAAATTGCAGAAATCTGATCAGGTTCGGGGTCGGCGCGCTTTGCTGCGCGCCTGCCGTTCCGCCGTTGCTGGTCGTCCGATCGTGCATGGACGCACCTCCTTTTGTCTCGGTGGTGCCGCGGGTATCCAAGGGCGGACCCAGCGTCACCGTCGCCGGTTTTCATAGGAGGTTACCGCCAAGCGGACGGCACGGAAGCTATCGGACTATAAATATCGTGATAGGAAGTATTTAACGCGCCGCTTTTTCTAATATTCCGCAGAAATTCGATCTAGCCTCCAGATGACACAAAAATGCGCAGATCAAAAATCGGTCTAAATATGAGTTTCAGATCAAATATGATGCAGGATGAAAACATGGCAACCCCGAAGTTCGGCCTCGCCTTCTGTCTTCTGGGCCGCGCCGAGGCGGTTCTTCTGGCCCGCGGCGCGGGATTCGATTTTGCGGTGATCGACATGGAGCACGGCCCGCTTGGCATGAGCGAGCTTGGGCAGGCCGCGGCGGCGGGCATCGCGGCGGGTCTGCCAGTGTTCGGGCGCGTCACCGGCCCCGGCTCGCCGGATATCGCGCGGGTGCTGGACTGCGGCGCAAGCGGCGTGATCGTGCCGCATGTGGACAGCGCCTCGGACGCCTGCCGCATCGCCGAGGCCTGCCGATTTGCACCGCGTGGCACGCGCGCCCTGCCCGGCCCCCTGCCCGCGCTGGACTATCGTGTGGTGCCCGCGGCGGAGCTGACCGAGAAGGCCGAAAAAGGGATCAAAGTCATCGCAATGATCGAAAGCGCTGCAGCGCTGGCTGCGGTCGAAGACATCGCCGCCGTGCCCGGCATCGACATGCTGATGATCGGCAGCAACGATCTGGCCGACGGCATCGGGCGGCGCGGTCAGCTGGATCACCCGGATGTGGCCGCAGCCTTCGCAAGGATCGCAGCGGCAGCAACGGGCAACGGTTGCGCTTTTGGTGTGATGGGGCTGCCGCAGGCACTGCTGAAGAGCCACGCGCTGGAGTTGGGGGCGAGCCATATCGTCGCCACCAATGAGACCAATCTGATTGCAGAAGGAGGCGCCGCGCTGCTACGCCAGATGCGCGGCTAAGGTCGGAGGCCCAGCCCGGCTCAGACCTGAGCCGGGCGCTGGCTTTCCGCCCTGACCTCGGCAAGCCGCAGCGCCACACGCTCGCGGAACGCCTTGATGAAGCGCTGGGTCTGGCGCGAGGGGGTCTTGGTCTTCAGCATGGCCGCCGAAAGACCAAAGCTCAGCTCAGCGGCATAGGGGCGGACCACCAGACCGGGCCGCATGGCGCTATAGGCCGACAGCTCGTCGATCAGCGCCACGCCCCAGCCCTCGCGGACAACACGGGCGGCGGCGTTCATGAAGCGGGTCTCGATCGTCGGACGATAGTCGAGCCCCTGCGCGCGGAAACTGTCGGCCAGCATGAGCCCGATGCGGTTGGCCACCTGCGGGCCGACCATCGGGCGCTCGGCCAGATCTTTGGGGCTCACCGCGTCGAGCTTCGCCAGCGGATCGCTTTCGTCGCAGAGCACCACTGCGCGCAACTCGTCGACCTTTTCGTAAGTCAGCGCCTGCCGCTCGTAGGGCGAGAGCATGAAGGCCACGTCGGCCACCCCGTTCTCGACCACCTGCAGCACGCTATCGAGCAACCGGGTCTCGAGCGAGACCTGAATGCGCGGGTAGTCACGGGCATAATCGGCGATCACCCGCGGCAGCACGCCTTCGCTCAGTTCGGCGGTAGAGGCGATGCGGATGCGCCCGATCCGCCCCATCCGCAGATCCGCCGCGCGCTGGTTCACCGCGTCGCGTAGCAAAAACAGCGGCTCGGACTCCTCAAGCAGGATCAGCGCCTCTTCGGTGGGCGAAAGGCGGTTGCTGACCCGCTCAAAGAGCGGAAAGCCCAGCACGGTTTCGATGTGCCGGATGGTGTTCGAGATAGAGGGCTGGGACATGCCGAGGCGCTCCGCGGCGCCGACGGTGGTACGATATTGCACCACGGCGCGGAGAATTTCGAGCTGACGAAGGTTCAGCATGTCGCCGATGGGATACCCCTGTCCTTGCTTTGCCTTTGCCGGTTTCCCTTGTGCTGGCTTTGCCAGTCCCGGCTTTCCCAGTCCCATTCGGGCCGCCTCAGCTTTGCGTCAGACGGATGCGGTGAAAGTTGCGCACCTTGTCGGTGAACGGCCCGAAGCCTTTGATAGCATTGAATTCAGGCGTTTCATAGGCCTCGGGTCCGGTGATCGTGTAGATCGCCACATGGCGCGGCCCGCCCTCGATGCATTTCTCACGGCGCGCGTCCAGCCAGCCGGGACAGGCAAGAATGTCGGGCAGATGGGTCTTTTCGTACCACTCGTCAAAGGCGGCCTCATCCTCGGGGTCGATGTCGACAAAGACGATATGGGTTTGCAGTTGGGTCACAGGATCAGCTCCAGACAGGGACGAAGGGCGGTCATCAGCGCGGCAAGCTCCGTAGGCTCGATGCGCGGCGTGGGGGCACGGCAGGCCGGGCTGTCGATGCGTCCCAGTTCGGCAAGGCAAGCCTTGAGGCGCGCGGCGGCCAGATGGCCGGGCGCGGCATAAACCAGCTTGGCCAGCCCAAAGAGCGCCTCGTGGATCATCCGCGCCTCGTCGATCTCGCCCGCGCGGACATGGGCGTCGAGCCCGGTGATCAGTTCCGGCACCAGCGCCGCGAGGCTGACCGCCGAGCCATCGCTGCCCAGCATGAAACAGGGAAAGAGATGCTCGTCGCCCGAGGCCATGACGGCCACATCGGCGCGCATCTCGCGGGCGATGCGGCGGGTCACCTCATAGGCTTTGGTCTCCCAGCTGCCTTCCTTGATGCCCACCACGCTGTCGATCTCGAGCAGCTGGCGCAGCACGTCCGGCGTGTAGGCCAGCTTGAACGAGCCCACCGAGCCCTGAAACAGGTAGACCGGCGCGCCAGTCGCCTCGGCGATGCCGCGGTGATGCGCGACGATGGCGCGCGGATCGGCCCCCAGCGCCCAAGAGAACGGCGCGAAGACCATGATCGCATCGGCCCCGGCGCGCAGCGCGGCCTGCGCATCGGCGGCGGCGGTGGCGGTGGTCTCGGCGCTGACCGCGGCGAGGATGCGGCGCTTGCCCGCCACCTCGCGCGCGATGCGCACCACCTCGGCCTGCTCGGCGCGGGTCATGTGGATGCCCTCGCCCGCATGGCCGTTGAGCAGCAGACCCGCCTGCCCCGGATCGGACAGCACGGTCTGGAAGTGCCGCTCGAGGCTGGCGCGGTCGAGCGCGCCCTCCTCGGTCATCGGGCAGATCGTCGCCGCGTAGAGACCGCCATGCGCCGCCGCACTCATCACAGCACCTCGGCGGCGATCAGCGCCTTGCGCACGCCCTCGCGCACGGCCTCGGACTGCGGCAGCAGCGGCAGACGCGGCGCGGCGTTCTTGATCACGCCGAGCATCTGCAGCCCGTCCTTCATGCGGGTGTGCATGTCGATCACCGGCGCGGGGCCGTAGATCGCCCGCACCACCGGATAGAGCCGGTCGTTGGCAGCGCGCATCTTGGCCAGATCCATCTCTTCCGACGCCTGCCACAGATCGGCCAGCAAGCCGGGCACGAGGCTGGCGAGGCCCGAGAGGATACCGTCCCCCCCCAGAGCGACCTGCGCAAAGAACCAGTGGAAGTTCGACGGCAGGATCGCCGTGTCGGGGCCTGCGGCCTTCACCGCGCGGCGGTTCTCGTCATAGGCCAGCAGCGTCGCCGAGCCTTCCTTGATCGCGATGACCTCGGGGATCTGCGCGATCTCGGCCAGCACCGGGGTCGCGAGGCCAAAGCCCGAGCCGATGGGGAACTGGAAGTGCGACAAAGGCATCTGGATCTCGCGCGCCAGAAGCTCATACATCTTCACCGCCGCCGACGTGTTGGCATTGCCGCCGCCAAGCGCCTCGGGCGGGAAGATCACCGCCACATCGGCACCCGCCTCGCGCAGCATCTCGGCCTGACGCAGCGCGTCGGGGATGCCGGTCGGCACGATGCCCGCAAGCAGCGGCTGGTCCTTGTGGATCTGGTCACGGGTGCGCTTGATCACCTCGACCTTCTCGGCGTCGGTGAGCGCGGTGGCCTCGCCCGCGTGGCCGTTGACGAAGACGCAATCGGTGGTCTCGGACTTGGCGCAATGGTCGAGCACGGCGGAATAGCCGTCCCAGTCGATCGCGCCCGCCTCGTCGAAGGGCAGCACGGTGGCAACGGTGATGCCGCGAAGATCCTTACCGGTCAGGGTCATGCGATTACTCTCTTTCTCGGAAATTTCAGCGTGGCGTCGACTTTCAGTACCTCGACGCCCTCTTCGTTTTTCGCGCTGGCCTGCCAGTCGACGGTGCGGTTCTCTTCGTCCTTGCCGGAGATCCAGATGTCGAAGGTGATCGTGTCGCCGTAGCGCACCGCGCCGGTGAACCAAAAGCTGTCGCGGATCGACACGCCCACGGTGCCCACCAGCTCGGCGGTCAACACTGAGGTGCAGATGCCCGCCACCAGAATGCCCGGCGCCAGCCGTTCGCCGAAGCGGGTGGTCGAGGCATAGCCCTCGTCCACATGCACCGGGCCGAAATCGCCGGTGGCGGCGATATACATGGCGCCATCGGCCTCGGTGACGGTCTTGGAGACGGTGACGCGGTCGCCCACCTCCAGCTCGTCGATATTGCGGATGTCATACATGCTCAGGCCTCCAGCGGCACCATGCGCGCGCTGCCGGTGATCACCTCGTCACCCTCGACCAGAACCGACAGGCTGCAGGCGATGGCCTCGGGCGAGGCCTCGGTCACGGTGGCGGTGGCGGCAAGCGAGCTGCCCACCGGGAACGCGCGGGAGAAGGAGACCGAGAAGTCGCCGATGCGCCATGCCGGGCCTGCAAGGCGGCCAAGCGCAGTGGTCAGCAGGCCGGAGGCGGCCAGCTCAAAGACCGACATATCGGCAAGGCCCGCGCTCTTCGCATGGGCCCGGTCGACGTGGGTCTTGGTCATATTGCCGGTGATGCCGGTGAAAAAGCCCTGCTCGGCCACGGTCATCGTCTTGCGGAAGGTGATGGCGGCCCCGGTTTCGGGAAGATCCTGTGTCATCGCTGTCTCGTCTGTTGCGCCGAGCCGGGGGCCAGCCCCCGGACCCCCGGCGTATTTGGGGAACAATGAAGGCGGGCGACTCAGAGCGTCAGGCCGCGCTTGATCACCGAGCGGGCGATCAGCATGCGGTGCACTTCGGAGGTGCCGTCGTAGATGCGGGTGACGCGGGCATCGCGGTAGATGCGCTCGAGCGGCAGCTCCTTGGTGAAGCCGTAGCCGCCAAAGACCTGAATGCCGCGGTCGGCGACGCGGCCGAGCATTTCCGAAGCCTGCACCTTGACCATCGACACTTTGTCGCGCGGGTCGAGGCCCTGATCGACTTCCCATGCGGTGTTGAGCACCATCATACGGGTGGCGAAAATCTCCATGGCGCTGTCGGCGATCATCTGCTGCACCATCTGGAAATCGCCGATCGGCTGGCCGAACTGCTGGCGGGTGGCGGCATGCTCGCGCATCATCTCGAGCACACGGCTGGCCATGCCCACCGCACGCGCGCCGATGTGGCCGAGGCGGATGCCGCCGACATTGGCCATCATCACCTTGAAGCCGTTGCCGACCTCGCCCAGCACATTGCCCTTGGGGATGCGCACATCGTCGAAGTTCAGCTCGGCGTGGCCGTAGCCGCGGTGGCCCATCATCTTCTGGTTCCGCGCCACGGTGAAGCCGGGGGTGCCTTTGTCGACGATCAGCAGGCTGATGCCGCCGCGGGCGCGTTTCTCGGCGTCGGTGACCGCCATGACGATCACGTAATCGGCGATATCGCCGTCAGAGATGAAGTGCTTGGTGCCGTTCAGCACCCATTCATCGCCGTCGAGATAGGCGTTGGTCTTGATCGCCGCCGCGTCCGAGCCGGCGCCCGGCTCGGTGATCGCCATGGCGCAGATCTTCTCGCCCTTTACCGTGGGATAGAGGTATTTGTCGCGCAGATCACCCTCGAAGGCTTCGAGCATCGGGTAGACCTGCCCGAAGATGCGCCGGATCAGCGCGTCGGAGGTCTGGCCGAGCTGCTCTTCGACAAGGCACATGTCCATCACGCCAAGGCCCGCGCCGCCGACCTCTTCGGACATGTTCATCGCGTAAAGGCCCAGCTCCTGCGCCTCGGCCTTTACCGCCGCCAGCTTCTCGGGCGGGATCTGCGCGGCCTCTTCCGTCTCCTGCTCGAGCGGCTGCACCTTTTCGCGCACGAAACGGCCCACCGCGTCGGTGATCATCTTCATCTCGTCGGAGATCGTGAAATCCATCTGTCTTGTCCTGCTGGGTATCTTGCTTGGGAGGGTGGCGCGGCTCAGCTGCGCATCTTGTCGGTTTCGACCACGGCGCCCGAAGCGATCAGCGCCTCGATCTCGTCTTCGGAGAGACCTGCCTCGGCCAGCACCTCGCGGGTTTGCCCGCCAAGCGCCGGGGGCGCGCGGCGCACGGGCGGGGTCTCGCCGTCGTAGCGCACCGGATGCGAGAGCATGACCATGGGCGTGCCCTTGCCGCTTTCGACCTCGGTGAAGGCCTTGAGGTGCTGCACCTGCGGGTTGCTCTTGAGCCCGTCGTAATCCTGAACGACCTCGTGCCAGACCCCGGCCTCGGTCAGCTTGGCAACCGCCTCTTCGGTGCTCAGCGCCGCCATGCCTTCGGTCACCATGCGGGAGATCTCGCCGCGCTTGGAAAAGCCTTCATCGGCGGAGAGCTCTGCCAGTTGCGGCAGGCCGAGCGCGCCCGAAAGCTGCGGCGGCGTCGACATGGAGATCATCACGTGGCCATCTTTGGTGGCGTAGATGCCGTAGGGCGCGGGGCTGAACCATGTGGCCATACCGTCCGAGCCGCGCGGCCCGGCGCGATCCGCGCCGTTCATCCATGCGGTGATCGACTCGCCCTGCAGATCCATCGCGGCCTGCAGCATGTTCACCTCGACGCGGCGGGCGGTGCCGGTGCGCTCGCGCTCGAAGAGCGCCGCAACGATGCCTGCGACCGTCAGCGCGGCGGCATGGTGGTCAATCGGCACCGAGCCGACAGCGACAGGGCCGCTTTCCATGCTGCCGGTGTGCGCGGCGAGCCCGGCCATGGCCTGCAGCAGCACGTCCTGCCCCGGGCGCTTGGCATAGGGGCCGTCGGCGCCGTAGCCGGTGGTGGTGGCGTAGATGATGCGCGGGTTCACCTTGCGCATCTCGGCCTCCGACAGGCCCAGCTTGTCGAGCGTACCGGGGCGGAAGTTCTCCATCACCACGTCGGCGGTCTCGATCAGCCGCTTCACCGCCGCGATGCCCTCGGGCGACTTGAGGTCCACGGCGATGGACCGCTTGTTGCGGCCGGTAGTGATATGGTTGACCGACGTGTCGTCGACAAAGCGGTTGGCCACCGCCCAATTGCGCTGGAAGGCGCCATTCAGCGGCTCGACAGTGATCACATCGGCACCGATGTCGCCAAGGTGCTGCGCGGCCGCCGGGCCGGACAGGAAGTGGTTGAAGCTCAGTACTCGGATGCCATCAAGCGCGCCCATGTCGGTCCCTCTGGTTGTTTCGAGAGAGACCCTAGGTCAGATGCGGAGGCCTGAGAATATATCTGACTATGATAACTCAGCCGCCGAAAATTCGAAAAACGAATAGACGTGGGAAAGGCGAGTGATGCGCGCGACTTGGCCTTACCAAAATTGGCATTGCCAGAAACAGCAAAGGCCCATGGCGAGAGATATCT
This portion of the Salipiger sp. CCB-MM3 genome encodes:
- a CDS encoding CaiB/BaiF CoA transferase family protein, yielding MGALDGIRVLSFNHFLSGPAAAQHLGDIGADVITVEPLNGAFQRNWAVANRFVDDTSVNHITTGRNKRSIAVDLKSPEGIAAVKRLIETADVVMENFRPGTLDKLGLSEAEMRKVNPRIIYATTTGYGADGPYAKRPGQDVLLQAMAGLAAHTGSMESGPVAVGSVPIDHHAAALTVAGIVAALFERERTGTARRVEVNMLQAAMDLQGESITAWMNGADRAGPRGSDGMATWFSPAPYGIYATKDGHVMISMSTPPQLSGALGLPQLAELSADEGFSKRGEISRMVTEGMAALSTEEAVAKLTEAGVWHEVVQDYDGLKSNPQVQHLKAFTEVESGKGTPMVMLSHPVRYDGETPPVRRAPPALGGQTREVLAEAGLSEDEIEALIASGAVVETDKMRS
- a CDS encoding acyl-CoA dehydrogenase family protein yields the protein MDFTISDEMKMITDAVGRFVREKVQPLEQETEEAAQIPPEKLAAVKAEAQELGLYAMNMSEEVGGAGLGVMDMCLVEEQLGQTSDALIRRIFGQVYPMLEAFEGDLRDKYLYPTVKGEKICAMAITEPGAGSDAAAIKTNAYLDGDEWVLNGTKHFISDGDIADYVIVMAVTDAEKRARGGISLLIVDKGTPGFTVARNQKMMGHRGYGHAELNFDDVRIPKGNVLGEVGNGFKVMMANVGGIRLGHIGARAVGMASRVLEMMREHAATRQQFGQPIGDFQMVQQMIADSAMEIFATRMMVLNTAWEVDQGLDPRDKVSMVKVQASEMLGRVADRGIQVFGGYGFTKELPLERIYRDARVTRIYDGTSEVHRMLIARSVIKRGLTL